The following proteins are encoded in a genomic region of Maribacter hydrothermalis:
- a CDS encoding PorP/SprF family type IX secretion system membrane protein, whose product MQFLKQFAAIAALCFGVFSYGQQDAQYTQYMYNTISVNPAYAGSRGHISIGALHRSQWVGLDGAPTTQTFNAHSPIGYRGVGLGLSIVNDEIGPTSETNFDIDFSYTVWTSTEGRLSFGLKTSANLLDIRFSELNQYTTDPTLQQDIDNRLSPNIGAGVYYHTNKYYLGLSIPRFLETTHFQESNLSTAKEQMNLYLITGYVWDLNEFVKFKPALLTKVVKGAPLQVDLSVNFMLNDKFILGGAYRWDAAFSGMAGFNVSNKFLIGIAYDKETTELGNAAFNDGSFEVIFRYDFISTKDNLKSPRFF is encoded by the coding sequence ATGCAGTTTCTTAAGCAGTTTGCCGCTATTGCGGCACTTTGCTTTGGAGTGTTTTCTTATGGTCAGCAAGATGCACAGTATACGCAGTATATGTATAATACTATAAGTGTCAACCCTGCTTATGCCGGTTCTAGAGGACACATTAGTATAGGCGCTTTGCATCGTTCTCAATGGGTAGGTTTAGATGGTGCACCAACAACACAAACATTCAATGCTCATTCGCCAATCGGTTATAGAGGTGTAGGTTTAGGTTTGTCAATAGTAAATGATGAAATAGGACCTACTTCTGAAACTAACTTTGATATTGATTTCTCGTATACGGTTTGGACTTCAACGGAAGGTAGGCTAAGTTTTGGTTTAAAGACAAGTGCTAACTTATTGGATATTAGATTTTCAGAATTAAATCAATACACAACAGATCCTACATTACAGCAAGATATTGATAATAGATTATCTCCAAATATTGGAGCAGGAGTCTATTATCATACTAATAAATATTATTTAGGATTATCAATACCAAGATTTTTAGAAACTACTCATTTTCAAGAGTCAAACTTGTCAACAGCAAAAGAGCAAATGAATCTTTACCTTATTACAGGTTATGTATGGGATTTAAATGAGTTTGTAAAATTTAAGCCAGCTTTACTTACCAAAGTTGTAAAAGGCGCACCGTTACAAGTAGATTTATCTGTGAACTTCATGTTAAACGATAAATTTATTCTTGGAGGAGCCTATAGATGGGATGCCGCGTTTAGTGGTATGGCTGGGTTTAATGTATCTAATAAATTCCTAATCGGTATTGCCTATGATAAAGAAACCACAGAACTTGGAAATGCGGCATTTAATGATGGTTCTTTTGAAGTAATATTTAGGTATGATTTTATTTCCACTAAGGATAATCTGAAATCACCTCGATTCTTCTAG
- a CDS encoding T9SS type B sorting domain-containing protein has protein sequence MFLSIVLTILGMLVSNAQFLLQAPTDSDQNNFRWYEASDTATVLGTDSFYEVTQPGIYFATYDGTLCGSNATGYFIVTDCNNPNNEVTMDITSNVPSSASVNWNPAIIGDQLRPMVVATDEVVRYTAMVTKAGNTFSLPNFTVVCLPEAANLEDDLVTTDEEVSVVIDIYANDEDLPIIGDLTTTNPSNGTVSIDDGGTPNNPLDDIVTYTPNVDFNGTDSFDYTICNAYGDCSTATVTIEVLPILDTNDDSIAIDINEIRAINTWQLNDNDLPTDGTFSVSQPTNGSVTVDDNGTPNDPSDDIPTYFPNNNYIGTDAFDYTVCDAVGNCSTSTITILINPLGVDIDSDDDGIVDSFEDLNLDGDNDPSTDSTDTDGDGFPDYLDIDADGDGIPDNVEAQATADYIPPSGIDANTNGLDDAYEANGLTGIFPVDTDSDNLPDYLDEDSDNDNVLDSVEGHDYDHNGIADVVRIGSDKDNDGLDDGYEGSISVDIDVNDEIDDPYGQLPNTDSDEESDYRDTDDDDDGIETRDEDINLNGNYADDDSDEDGIPNYLDSDLGELEEEIEVFNVITPNGDGIHDVLRIDGLQNYPNNSLKIYNRWGVSVYMTKAYNTEGNVFDGTSEGRVTVDVDRKLPVGTYFYILDYELPNGETKSLSGYIYINR, from the coding sequence ATGTTTCTCAGTATCGTTTTAACGATACTGGGAATGTTGGTATCTAACGCCCAGTTTTTACTTCAGGCACCTACGGATAGTGATCAAAATAATTTTCGCTGGTATGAAGCTTCAGATACGGCAACGGTACTCGGTACCGATTCTTTTTATGAAGTAACACAACCAGGTATTTATTTTGCTACTTATGATGGTACTTTATGTGGATCAAACGCAACTGGATATTTCATTGTTACAGATTGTAATAATCCAAACAATGAAGTAACGATGGATATTACTTCTAATGTCCCAAGTAGTGCATCAGTTAATTGGAATCCGGCCATCATTGGGGATCAACTAAGACCTATGGTTGTAGCGACAGACGAAGTGGTGAGATATACCGCAATGGTAACAAAAGCTGGTAATACTTTCAGTCTGCCTAATTTTACGGTAGTATGCTTACCAGAAGCGGCCAATTTAGAAGATGATTTAGTTACCACAGACGAGGAAGTTTCTGTTGTTATTGATATATATGCAAATGATGAAGATTTACCTATTATAGGTGATTTAACTACTACAAATCCGTCAAATGGAACTGTATCCATTGATGATGGTGGTACACCAAATAATCCATTAGATGATATTGTAACCTATACACCAAATGTAGATTTTAATGGTACTGATAGTTTCGACTACACTATTTGCAATGCTTATGGAGATTGTAGTACAGCAACAGTAACCATAGAGGTTTTACCAATATTGGATACCAATGATGATTCAATTGCCATAGATATCAATGAAATTAGGGCAATTAATACTTGGCAATTAAACGATAATGATTTACCTACGGATGGGACATTTAGTGTATCCCAGCCAACTAATGGTTCGGTAACTGTTGATGATAATGGCACTCCAAATGACCCATCAGATGATATTCCTACCTATTTTCCGAATAATAATTACATAGGCACAGATGCTTTTGATTATACGGTTTGTGATGCAGTAGGTAATTGTAGTACATCTACCATAACAATTCTTATTAATCCTTTAGGTGTTGATATAGATAGCGATGATGATGGTATTGTTGATAGTTTTGAAGATTTGAATTTAGATGGCGATAATGATCCTTCTACAGATTCTACGGACACTGATGGTGACGGCTTCCCAGATTATCTAGATATAGATGCTGACGGTGATGGTATACCGGATAATGTTGAAGCTCAGGCTACGGCAGATTACATTCCGCCTTCAGGGATCGATGCGAATACCAATGGTTTAGATGATGCCTATGAAGCTAATGGTTTAACTGGAATATTCCCAGTTGATACTGATAGCGATAACCTTCCTGATTATTTAGATGAGGATAGTGATAACGATAACGTATTAGACTCAGTTGAAGGTCATGACTATGATCATAATGGTATCGCAGATGTCGTAAGAATAGGATCTGATAAGGATAACGATGGACTAGATGACGGGTATGAAGGTAGTATTTCTGTTGATATCGATGTCAATGATGAAATTGATGATCCTTACGGTCAGCTTCCTAATACGGATAGTGATGAAGAGTCAGATTATAGGGATACCGATGATGACGATGATGGTATAGAAACTCGTGATGAAGATATCAATCTTAACGGAAATTATGCAGATGACGATTCTGATGAAGATGGTATACCTAATTATTTAGATTCAGATTTAGGAGAATTAGAAGAAGAAATTGAAGTTTTCAACGTTATTACACCTAACGGTGATGGTATTCATGATGTTCTAAGAATAGATGGTTTACAGAATTACCCTAACAATTCTTTAAAAATTTATAATAGATGGGGCGTGTCTGTTTACATGACAAAAGCTTATAATACCGAAGGAAATGTTTTTGATGGTACATCGGAAGGTAGGGTTACAGTAGATGTAGATCGTAAGTTACCAGTAGGAACGTATTTCTATATACTAGATTATGAATTACCAAATGGAGAGACAAAATCCCTTTCAGGTTACATATATATAAATAGATAA
- the idi gene encoding isopentenyl-diphosphate Delta-isomerase — protein MKEEEVILVNQENEQIGTMPKMEAHEKAILHRAFSVFIINDEGEIMLQQRSASKYHSPLLWTNTCCSHQRVGESNIEAGKRRLQEEMGFQTELKELFSFIYKAPFDNGLTEHEFDHVMLGTYNAEPKVNPDEVEAWKWMSPELIRMDISTNPKTYTAWFKIIFDKFYEHLFINPKKNESKGK, from the coding sequence ATGAAGGAAGAAGAAGTAATTCTTGTAAATCAAGAAAACGAACAAATTGGAACAATGCCAAAAATGGAAGCCCATGAAAAGGCTATTTTACATAGGGCATTTTCGGTTTTTATAATTAATGATGAAGGCGAAATAATGTTACAGCAACGTTCTGCCTCTAAGTATCACTCACCATTATTATGGACCAATACCTGTTGCAGTCATCAACGAGTAGGGGAGTCTAATATCGAAGCCGGTAAACGACGACTTCAAGAAGAAATGGGATTTCAGACAGAGTTAAAAGAATTGTTTTCCTTTATTTATAAAGCTCCATTTGATAATGGATTAACTGAGCATGAGTTTGATCATGTGATGTTGGGAACTTATAATGCTGAACCTAAAGTTAATCCAGATGAAGTAGAGGCATGGAAATGGATGTCTCCTGAATTAATTAGGATGGATATTTCTACCAATCCTAAAACATATACAGCATGGTTTAAGATAATTTTCGATAAATTCTACGAGCACTTATTTATAAATCCAAAAAAAAATGAAAGTAAAGGTAAGTAG